The following coding sequences are from one Mesorhizobium onobrychidis window:
- the tyrS gene encoding tyrosine--tRNA ligase, giving the protein MSAFKSDFLRIMSERGFIHQISDDAGLDQLFAKETVTAYVGYDATATSLHIGNLISATMLYWLQETGHRPIALMGGGTSMIGDPSFRDDQRKLLTPEAIATNIEGIKRIFGRILRFGDGPNDAIMVNNADWLMKLNYVEFLRDVGRHFSVNRMLTFDSVKLRLEREQSLSFLEFNYMILQGYDFVELSRRYGCRLQMGGSDQWGNIINGVDLGHRMGTPQLYALTTPLLTTSSGAKMGKSAKGAVWLNGDLYSPYDFWQYWRNTEDADVTLFLKIFTRLPLTEIARLAALGGSEINEAKKVLATETTAIVHGREAAEQAEETARKTFEEGALAQTLPTVEVGKADLESGVGILSLFVTAGLAASNGEARRHIQGGAVRLNDQPVSDDRRLVTLQDLGPEQVAKLSLGKKKHVLVRPV; this is encoded by the coding sequence ATGTCCGCCTTCAAATCCGATTTCCTGCGCATAATGAGCGAGCGCGGTTTCATCCACCAGATTTCGGACGATGCCGGCCTCGACCAGCTTTTCGCCAAGGAAACGGTGACCGCCTATGTCGGCTACGACGCCACGGCGACCAGCCTGCATATCGGCAATCTGATTTCCGCGACCATGCTCTACTGGCTGCAGGAAACCGGCCACCGGCCGATCGCGCTGATGGGCGGCGGCACCTCGATGATCGGCGACCCGTCCTTCCGCGACGACCAGCGCAAGCTTTTGACGCCTGAGGCCATCGCCACCAACATCGAGGGCATCAAGCGCATCTTTGGCCGCATCCTGCGTTTCGGCGACGGTCCGAACGACGCGATCATGGTCAACAATGCCGACTGGCTGATGAAGCTCAACTATGTCGAGTTCCTGCGCGATGTCGGCCGGCATTTTTCGGTCAACCGCATGCTGACCTTCGACAGCGTCAAGCTGAGGCTCGAGCGCGAACAATCACTGTCGTTCCTTGAATTCAACTACATGATCCTGCAGGGCTATGATTTCGTCGAGCTCAGCCGGCGATATGGCTGCCGCCTGCAGATGGGCGGATCGGACCAGTGGGGCAACATCATCAACGGCGTCGATCTCGGACACCGCATGGGTACGCCGCAGCTTTATGCCCTGACCACACCGCTGCTGACGACGTCCTCAGGCGCCAAGATGGGCAAATCGGCGAAGGGCGCGGTCTGGCTGAACGGCGATCTCTACTCGCCCTATGATTTCTGGCAGTACTGGCGCAACACCGAGGACGCCGACGTCACGCTCTTCCTCAAGATTTTCACCCGCCTGCCGCTCACCGAGATCGCCCGGCTCGCCGCGCTTGGCGGCTCCGAGATCAACGAGGCCAAGAAGGTCCTGGCCACGGAAACGACGGCCATCGTGCACGGCCGCGAGGCAGCCGAGCAAGCCGAGGAAACCGCGCGCAAGACGTTCGAAGAAGGCGCGCTGGCCCAAACGCTGCCGACGGTCGAGGTGGGCAAGGCCGATCTGGAAAGCGGCGTCGGCATATTGTCGCTGTTCGTCACCGCCGGGCTTGCCGCGTCCAACGGCGAGGCGCGGCGACACATCCAGGGCGGCGCGGTGCGTCTGAACGACCAACCCGTGTCCGACGATCGCCGGTTGGTGACACTTCAGGATCTCGGCCCGGAACAAGTCGCAAAACTGTCGCTCGGCAAGAAAAAACACGTTCTGGTGCGGCCGGTCTGA
- a CDS encoding adenylate/guanylate cyclase domain-containing protein, whose amino-acid sequence MEQRLAAILAADMAGYSRLMEADESGTLARLRTHRIELVDPAIAKNKGRIIKTTGDGMLVEFQSVTDAVKCAVEIQQRMKRRNSDVPQERRIEFRIGINLGDIIFDDEDIFGDGVNIASRIEQLADVGGICVTAAVATQIADRLEIAMEDLGEKTLKNISRPVRLYRIGFDSHVLPEVEAKRSISKPSIVVLPFNNMSGDPEQEFFADGLTEDIITELSRHHELFVISRNSSFVYKNHAVNVREVAEKLDVQYLVEGSVRKIGDRVRVTVQLIDTANDAHIWADKYDRKLDDIFAIQDEVTAAIAATLPGRVEAAQRDQLARAKPANMAAYECVLAAKVLHHRSTIADSERAQTLIDRAVALDPDYAHAHAWRACILGQAWVHNWCEDRDAVWNDIMAALDRALALDDNDADVHRILAAVNVNNNELTTARYHQERALALNPNYDLVVVQQGELLTWLGRPEEGIEWIRKAMQLNPHHPERFWSHLGKAHFAARQYGEAIEAFMHLSTMDSVQHAFAAACYGWLGDEIAAAAHLGKIRTLDPQFDLDSFIATLHYAQESDVQHVREGLLKAGIAHL is encoded by the coding sequence ATGGAACAGAGACTAGCCGCAATTCTGGCTGCCGATATGGCGGGCTACAGTCGGCTAATGGAGGCCGACGAATCCGGCACGCTCGCACGCCTTCGGACCCATCGCATAGAACTGGTCGATCCCGCCATCGCGAAGAACAAGGGCCGCATCATCAAGACCACCGGAGACGGCATGCTCGTTGAGTTCCAGAGCGTGACCGATGCCGTGAAATGCGCCGTGGAAATCCAACAGCGCATGAAACGGCGCAATTCGGATGTGCCGCAAGAACGGCGTATCGAATTCAGGATCGGCATAAATCTCGGCGACATCATTTTCGACGATGAGGACATTTTCGGCGACGGCGTCAATATTGCCTCGCGCATCGAGCAACTCGCCGACGTCGGCGGTATCTGCGTGACCGCAGCGGTGGCGACCCAAATTGCCGACCGTCTCGAAATTGCCATGGAGGACCTGGGCGAGAAGACGTTAAAGAACATCAGCCGCCCGGTTCGCCTCTATCGCATTGGGTTTGACAGTCATGTCCTGCCAGAAGTCGAGGCAAAGCGATCCATCTCGAAACCTTCGATAGTGGTGCTGCCATTCAACAACATGAGCGGCGACCCCGAGCAGGAATTTTTCGCGGACGGACTGACCGAGGACATCATCACCGAACTGTCCCGCCACCATGAGCTGTTCGTCATCTCGCGCAATTCCAGCTTCGTCTACAAGAACCACGCCGTGAATGTGCGCGAGGTGGCCGAGAAACTCGACGTCCAATACCTGGTGGAGGGAAGCGTCCGCAAGATCGGCGACAGGGTGCGCGTGACGGTTCAGCTCATCGACACGGCGAATGACGCTCATATTTGGGCAGACAAGTATGACCGGAAGCTGGACGACATATTCGCGATTCAGGATGAGGTGACCGCGGCGATCGCAGCCACGCTGCCCGGTCGTGTCGAGGCGGCTCAGCGGGACCAGCTCGCGCGGGCGAAACCTGCAAACATGGCCGCGTATGAATGTGTGCTTGCTGCCAAGGTGCTGCATCACCGAAGCACGATTGCGGATAGTGAACGCGCGCAAACCTTGATAGACAGGGCCGTCGCGCTCGACCCCGATTATGCCCATGCCCATGCCTGGCGGGCCTGCATTCTTGGCCAGGCCTGGGTCCATAACTGGTGCGAAGACAGGGATGCCGTCTGGAACGACATCATGGCAGCGCTGGACAGGGCGCTGGCGCTGGACGACAACGATGCCGATGTCCACCGCATCCTCGCTGCAGTGAACGTGAACAACAATGAGCTGACCACAGCGCGCTACCATCAAGAGCGCGCCCTCGCCCTCAATCCCAATTACGACCTCGTGGTGGTGCAGCAAGGCGAGTTATTGACGTGGCTGGGGAGGCCGGAAGAGGGAATTGAATGGATCCGCAAGGCAATGCAGTTGAACCCGCACCACCCGGAGAGGTTCTGGAGCCATCTGGGAAAGGCGCATTTCGCCGCGCGCCAGTATGGCGAGGCGATCGAAGCTTTCATGCATCTGTCAACCATGGACTCGGTTCAGCACGCTTTCGCCGCTGCCTGCTACGGCTGGCTCGGCGACGAAATCGCGGCCGCGGCGCATCTAGGCAAGATCAGAACGCTCGATCCCCAATTCGACCTCGATTCATTTATCGCCACCCTGCACTATGCCCAGGAGTCTGATGTGCAGCACGTCCGCGAAGGACTGCTGAAAGCCGGTATTGCCCACCTGTAG
- a CDS encoding YhdP family protein codes for MDQEQPQHEKIRFRRDEITDLGAFPSACRVPPLGQASIGRGVRIIARLFAGLVVLVLLATAAVYAIGMSGFGAERLRAEAEAAIEKLAGVDVDVAVGPARLTLDGSSFIALQVSDVSLKAADGKPMADAGRVRFGIRLIPLLSGEVRLTSARISDARIVMAALPSGGDWTAALRNEDGLVDPERLSDAVFANINHALDAVREDSMRQIDLHNVDLVLPEAGSVKLVRITDAAVAQSGPGGMEFSSDADIDGRALTIAASATRDTTTQRVTALDASVEIAQADKAAAAPGGTLGAIALKLAGSEGSGENASRLTASLSFAGSVLDFGSRGSLTADADLDATLVAGSNKIHVDKLLLKTDRSIFNFAGSIGPKPATGTAGEEPSYRYDLTSDRSTLAPSESSEPALDFIARVAGVYQTRSHKLVAEQIGIRSGSASEALGTASVEFVEGKVPGISVAFNVHDMPVSHVKQLWPWFSARKARLWVLKNLFGGRVVDASLQFQVVPGRLGNGIPLSSDEVFGRFQIEGSRFDTAGHIPPIRDAVGVAEFHGNDVDIALSSGNVYMGSGRTVAASNGTMTIKAANRPPVIGALDIDVAGEASAIAELASYDPINAMRHVGLLPEDLSGTVTGHVKADIPLQSGVDRSKLDWLVTLDYKDLSLGKPFEGQTVTDADGSISVEPEKAVISAKALLNGIPAELDLIEPLRDGGPPRSRKVALVLDDKMRAAAMPGLSALLSGTIKVEIDKSGTGNETVSADLTNARLDIPWAGWSKGPGISANVTFAMAKSGDTTTLSDFDLNGKTFSIDGGVVLVNGALSSARFSNVKLNRGDDVAVSVKRSGKGYAIDISGSALDARSLIKQFTSDVDTATKATGSDAISVSADVNSLTGFHNETLSNLKLDYSAAGSRVNGLKVSATASSGAAISISNTTGAGKRALNVRSADAGAILRFLNIYEHMEGGSITLALAGSSDGPMKGQVDSHDFFVVNEPKLASLVSTTPAGDSRSLNEAVKANIDTSRVKFERGFSEIEKGAGYLKLANGVLRGPRIGTTFQGTLYDRNNNMDMTGTFMPVYGLNRIFGELPLFGALLGNGRDRGLIGVTYRLRGDANKPKLDVNPLSVIAPGIFRSIFEYR; via the coding sequence GTGGATCAGGAGCAGCCGCAGCACGAGAAGATCAGATTCAGGCGTGATGAGATCACCGACCTGGGTGCCTTCCCGTCCGCGTGCCGCGTACCGCCGCTCGGCCAGGCGTCGATCGGCCGCGGCGTTCGTATTATTGCGCGGCTGTTTGCCGGCCTTGTGGTCCTTGTGCTGCTGGCCACCGCCGCTGTGTATGCGATCGGCATGTCCGGTTTCGGCGCCGAGCGGCTGCGGGCCGAAGCGGAAGCGGCCATCGAGAAACTGGCCGGCGTCGACGTCGATGTTGCGGTTGGGCCGGCCCGTCTCACGCTCGACGGGTCGAGCTTCATCGCGCTGCAGGTCAGCGACGTCAGCCTCAAAGCCGCCGACGGCAAGCCAATGGCCGACGCCGGGCGTGTCCGCTTCGGCATAAGGCTGATACCGCTGCTTTCGGGCGAGGTGCGGCTCACCAGCGCCAGGATTTCCGATGCACGCATCGTGATGGCGGCGCTGCCGTCGGGCGGCGACTGGACGGCGGCGCTGCGCAATGAAGACGGCCTCGTCGATCCGGAAAGACTGTCCGATGCGGTCTTTGCCAACATCAACCACGCGCTCGATGCGGTGCGCGAGGATTCGATGCGCCAGATCGACCTCCACAATGTCGACCTCGTTCTGCCCGAGGCGGGGTCGGTCAAACTGGTCAGGATCACAGATGCCGCCGTTGCGCAGTCGGGGCCGGGCGGCATGGAGTTTTCATCCGACGCGGATATCGACGGCAGGGCGCTCACCATCGCTGCCTCAGCCACCCGGGATACGACGACACAGCGCGTGACGGCGTTGGATGCCAGCGTCGAGATAGCGCAGGCCGACAAGGCTGCGGCCGCGCCGGGCGGGACGCTGGGTGCGATTGCCTTGAAGCTGGCGGGGTCGGAAGGATCCGGCGAGAACGCGTCGCGGCTGACGGCCTCGTTGTCGTTCGCCGGTTCCGTGCTCGATTTTGGCTCGCGTGGCTCGCTTACAGCAGACGCCGATCTGGATGCGACACTTGTCGCCGGGTCGAACAAGATCCATGTCGACAAGCTGCTGTTGAAAACCGATCGCTCGATCTTCAATTTCGCCGGTTCGATCGGGCCGAAGCCTGCGACCGGGACAGCGGGCGAGGAGCCGTCCTATCGCTACGACCTGACCAGCGACCGTTCGACGCTGGCGCCTTCGGAATCGTCCGAACCTGCGCTCGATTTCATCGCCCGCGTCGCCGGCGTCTACCAGACCCGCAGCCACAAGCTCGTGGCCGAGCAGATCGGCATCAGGTCGGGGTCCGCCAGCGAGGCGTTGGGCACGGCTTCGGTTGAGTTCGTCGAGGGAAAGGTGCCGGGCATATCTGTTGCCTTCAATGTCCACGACATGCCGGTCTCGCATGTCAAGCAGTTGTGGCCCTGGTTTTCCGCGCGAAAGGCTCGCCTTTGGGTGCTGAAGAACCTGTTCGGCGGCCGCGTCGTCGATGCGAGCCTGCAATTCCAGGTCGTGCCAGGGCGTCTCGGCAACGGGATCCCGCTTTCATCAGATGAAGTGTTCGGCCGTTTCCAGATCGAGGGATCGCGTTTCGATACGGCCGGCCACATCCCGCCGATACGCGATGCCGTGGGCGTCGCCGAATTCCACGGCAACGACGTCGACATCGCCTTGTCCTCGGGCAACGTCTATATGGGCAGCGGCCGCACGGTGGCGGCAAGCAACGGCACGATGACGATCAAGGCGGCGAACCGCCCGCCGGTGATCGGCGCGCTCGATATCGACGTCGCCGGGGAAGCGTCCGCAATCGCCGAACTCGCCTCCTATGATCCGATCAATGCCATGCGCCATGTCGGCCTGCTGCCGGAAGATCTGTCGGGCACGGTGACCGGCCACGTCAAGGCGGACATTCCGCTACAGTCCGGCGTCGACAGGTCGAAACTCGATTGGCTGGTGACGCTCGATTACAAGGACCTGTCGCTGGGCAAGCCGTTCGAAGGCCAGACGGTGACCGACGCCGACGGTTCGATCAGTGTGGAGCCTGAGAAGGCCGTGATCTCCGCCAAGGCGCTGCTCAACGGCATTCCAGCCGAACTCGACCTGATCGAACCGCTCAGGGATGGCGGACCGCCACGCAGCCGGAAAGTGGCGCTGGTGCTCGACGACAAGATGCGTGCAGCCGCCATGCCTGGCCTGTCGGCGCTACTTTCCGGAACCATCAAGGTTGAGATCGACAAGAGCGGCACGGGCAACGAGACTGTTTCGGCGGACCTGACCAATGCCAGGCTGGACATTCCCTGGGCGGGCTGGAGCAAGGGGCCTGGCATTTCAGCCAATGTCACATTTGCCATGGCCAAGTCCGGCGACACCACGACGCTGTCCGACTTCGACCTGAATGGAAAGACTTTTTCGATCGACGGCGGCGTGGTGCTGGTCAACGGCGCGCTGTCCTCGGCGCGGTTCAGCAACGTCAAGTTGAACCGGGGAGACGATGTTGCCGTTTCCGTGAAGCGATCGGGCAAGGGCTACGCGATCGACATCAGCGGCAGCGCGCTGGACGCCCGCTCGTTGATCAAGCAATTCACGTCCGATGTCGACACCGCCACCAAGGCCACGGGTTCCGACGCGATTTCGGTCAGCGCCGATGTCAATTCCCTGACCGGCTTCCACAACGAGACGCTGTCGAACCTTAAGCTCGACTACAGCGCCGCCGGCTCCAGGGTGAATGGGCTCAAGGTGAGCGCCACGGCAAGTTCGGGTGCTGCCATAAGCATCAGCAATACGACCGGCGCCGGCAAGCGCGCCCTCAACGTAAGGTCGGCCGATGCGGGCGCCATCCTGCGGTTCCTCAACATCTACGAGCATATGGAGGGCGGTTCGATCACGCTGGCGCTCGCCGGGTCAAGCGATGGGCCGATGAAGGGTCAGGTCGACTCGCACGACTTCTTCGTGGTCAACGAGCCGAAACTCGCCTCGCTGGTATCGACGACGCCGGCGGGCGACAGCCGCAGCCTCAACGAAGCTGTCAAAGCCAATATCGACACGTCGAGAGTGAAGTTCGAGCGCGGCTTTTCCGAGATCGAAAAGGGCGCCGGCTATCTGAAGCTGGCCAATGGGGTGCTGCGCGGCCCGCGCATCGGCACCACCTTCCAGGGCACGCTCTACGACCGGAACAACAACATGGACATGACCGGCACCTTCATGCCGGTCTATGGCCTCAACCGCATCTTCGGCGAACTGCCGCTGTTCGGCGCGCTGCTCGGCAATGGCCGCGATCGCGGCCTGATCGGCGTGACTTACCGGCTCAGGGGCGATGCCAACAAGCCGAAACTGGACGTCAATCCGCTGTCGGTGATCGCCCCCGGGATTTTCAGGTCGATCTTCGAGTATCGGTAA
- a CDS encoding M23 family metallopeptidase, producing the protein MNVAGQSTVFGRRKEPHTVIIARGNEIRHFTIRPWVAAFCGSALAAMAIGYLLATSYLVLRDDLIGATTARQARMQQAYEDRISALRAQVDRITSRQLLDQQLMETKVGELLERQTQLSLRHGRLGPLLERSENDVGTPPAAGTAVSAKSDKRADATDAQPQAYSVAGVGANLGAGDTRPFSLWSTRSDPLPSDTAADRADRLFVSINESLKAIESQQLTRITTLADNAYRNADAISQALEAAGLPVDSDFGKSDAGGPLIPLDSSMTFDSKVKELDEALDALDRLKTEARRLPLANPAPGRSVTSPFGVRTDPLLGTAALHSGMDFRAPTGMPAKVTAPGIVVKAGWNGGYGRMVEVDHGNGFATRYGHLSKINVTVGERLNAGDVIGKTGSSGRSTGPHLHYEIRHNGEAIDPLRFLRVGKKVAQYL; encoded by the coding sequence GTGAACGTAGCCGGTCAGTCAACGGTCTTTGGCAGGCGCAAGGAGCCCCACACGGTCATTATCGCCCGGGGCAACGAGATAAGGCATTTCACCATACGGCCATGGGTAGCCGCATTTTGCGGCTCCGCGCTGGCGGCGATGGCCATAGGCTATCTGCTGGCGACCTCCTACCTCGTGCTGCGCGACGACCTGATCGGCGCGACCACGGCACGGCAGGCGCGCATGCAGCAGGCCTATGAGGACCGCATCTCGGCACTGCGCGCCCAGGTCGACCGGATCACCAGCCGCCAGCTTCTCGACCAGCAGCTCATGGAAACCAAGGTTGGCGAACTGCTGGAACGACAGACCCAGCTCAGCCTGCGCCATGGCCGTCTCGGCCCGCTCCTCGAACGCAGCGAGAACGACGTTGGAACGCCACCTGCCGCAGGCACTGCTGTGTCGGCAAAGTCGGATAAACGCGCCGACGCGACCGACGCCCAGCCGCAGGCCTATTCGGTTGCCGGCGTCGGCGCCAACCTTGGCGCCGGCGACACCAGGCCGTTCTCCTTGTGGTCGACCCGCTCCGATCCGCTGCCGAGCGACACGGCGGCCGATCGTGCCGACAGACTGTTCGTATCGATCAACGAGTCGCTCAAGGCGATAGAGAGCCAGCAGCTCACCCGCATCACCACGCTGGCCGACAACGCCTACAGAAACGCCGATGCAATTTCTCAGGCGCTCGAGGCGGCTGGCCTGCCGGTCGACAGCGATTTCGGCAAGAGCGATGCCGGCGGTCCGCTGATACCGCTCGACAGTTCGATGACGTTCGACAGCAAGGTCAAAGAACTCGACGAGGCGCTAGACGCGCTCGACCGGCTGAAGACGGAGGCGCGACGGCTGCCGCTTGCCAATCCCGCCCCCGGTCGCTCGGTCACCAGCCCGTTCGGCGTGCGCACCGACCCGCTGCTCGGCACCGCCGCGCTGCATTCAGGGATGGATTTCAGGGCGCCGACCGGAATGCCCGCCAAGGTCACGGCGCCCGGCATCGTCGTCAAGGCCGGCTGGAACGGCGGCTATGGCCGCATGGTCGAGGTCGACCATGGCAATGGCTTTGCGACGCGCTATGGACACCTCAGCAAAATCAACGTGACCGTCGGCGAGAGGCTCAACGCCGGCGACGTCATCGGCAAGACCGGCAGCAGCGGCCGCTCGACCGGCCCGCACCTGCACTACGAGATCCGCCACAATGGCGAAGCCATCGACCCGCTGCGCTTCCTGAGGGTCGGCAAGAAGGTCGCGCAGTATCTTTAG
- a CDS encoding ROK family transcriptional regulator yields the protein MALRGTNQEFGRPYNRRIVLESIRLHGPIARGDIARRVGLTVQTVSTIVRELEEHGYVLSMREEPRGRGLPPATLRINPEGGYAVGIHVTPLGINAALINLSGDVIESTYREAHNATPDHAFDLIGAMVLELTRLRPGGRVLGIGMALPGPFGVESMSFIGPTTMTGWKDVALRERLEASTGLPAFFETDMAAAAMGERLYGLGTGYSEYYYLYFGVGLGGVMVHEGSALRGAWGNAGEIGHIPVVPGGEPCPCGNRGCLERYLSLEALRRRNISDADWVSEIGPIFRNAITIIENLFDPETIILGGLASTDLLERLAGSVANLPNSISARKDRTAPRVTVARGGQHAVLRGAAALAVSGVLSPRFGQIFAAERERGRDILQGKGIAA from the coding sequence ATGGCACTGCGGGGGACCAATCAGGAATTCGGGCGGCCTTACAACAGGCGCATCGTCCTCGAATCCATCCGCCTTCACGGTCCGATCGCCCGCGGCGACATTGCCCGGCGGGTCGGGCTCACCGTGCAAACGGTATCGACCATCGTTCGCGAGCTGGAAGAACACGGCTACGTTCTGTCCATGCGCGAAGAGCCGCGGGGGCGCGGGCTGCCTCCGGCGACCCTGCGGATCAACCCGGAGGGCGGCTATGCCGTCGGCATCCACGTCACCCCGCTGGGTATCAATGCGGCGCTGATCAATTTGAGCGGAGACGTGATCGAGAGCACCTACCGCGAGGCCCACAACGCAACGCCCGATCATGCCTTCGACCTGATCGGCGCGATGGTTCTTGAATTGACCCGACTGCGGCCTGGCGGTCGCGTTCTCGGCATCGGCATGGCGCTGCCCGGCCCTTTCGGCGTGGAGTCGATGAGCTTTATCGGCCCGACGACGATGACCGGCTGGAAGGACGTGGCGCTTCGGGAACGGCTGGAGGCCTCGACCGGGCTGCCCGCGTTTTTTGAGACCGACATGGCGGCCGCGGCAATGGGCGAGCGCCTGTATGGCCTCGGGACGGGGTATTCCGAATACTACTATCTCTATTTCGGTGTCGGTCTTGGCGGCGTCATGGTGCATGAGGGAAGCGCGTTGCGCGGCGCCTGGGGAAATGCCGGCGAAATCGGACACATCCCTGTCGTGCCTGGTGGCGAGCCGTGCCCCTGCGGCAATCGCGGCTGCCTCGAACGGTACCTCTCGCTTGAGGCGCTGCGGCGCCGGAACATCAGCGACGCCGACTGGGTCAGCGAAATCGGGCCAATCTTCCGCAACGCCATCACCATCATCGAGAACCTGTTCGATCCCGAAACCATCATCCTCGGCGGACTGGCTTCCACCGATTTGCTTGAACGGCTGGCCGGTTCGGTTGCGAACCTTCCCAACTCGATCTCGGCGCGAAAGGACCGCACGGCGCCCCGTGTCACCGTCGCACGCGGCGGCCAGCATGCGGTGCTGCGCGGGGCCGCAGCGCTTGCCGTCTCAGGGGTGCTTTCGCCACGCTTCGGCCAGATATTCGCCGCCGAGCGCGAACGCGGGCGAGATATCCTGCAAGGCAAGGGGATCGCGGCATGA
- a CDS encoding ATP-binding cassette domain-containing protein — protein MSEPLLVLDNVAKNYGAIEALKGISFSIGKGEVVALLGDNGAGKSTLVKIIAGGLEPTSGRMLFEGKEYLAKSPAEAKAAGIETVYQDLSLCTNVDVVANFFMGREIIRKFLGVAVLDEPAMEQVVEKALARAGTRIPSLRTNVEHLSGGQRQAIELNRFVHFGGKLVLLDEPFAALGVEQTRRGLDMIRQVASQGIGVVIITHIMQQAFQVADRIVVIRQGVVAGDVARNKTSPDAVVNMITGETLAGAGPAG, from the coding sequence ATGAGTGAACCTCTGCTGGTGCTCGACAACGTCGCCAAGAACTATGGCGCGATCGAAGCGCTCAAGGGCATCAGCTTCTCGATCGGCAAGGGCGAGGTGGTGGCGCTTTTGGGCGACAACGGCGCCGGCAAATCGACACTGGTCAAGATCATCGCCGGCGGCCTGGAGCCGACCTCCGGTCGCATGCTGTTCGAGGGAAAGGAATACCTGGCCAAATCTCCCGCCGAGGCCAAGGCAGCAGGGATCGAGACCGTCTACCAGGACCTCTCGCTTTGCACCAATGTCGACGTGGTGGCCAATTTCTTCATGGGCCGCGAGATCATCAGGAAATTTCTTGGTGTTGCCGTGCTTGACGAACCCGCCATGGAGCAGGTGGTCGAAAAGGCGCTGGCCCGCGCAGGCACGCGCATCCCTTCGCTCAGAACCAATGTCGAGCACCTCTCGGGCGGGCAGCGGCAGGCCATCGAGCTCAACCGGTTCGTGCATTTTGGCGGCAAGCTCGTGCTTCTCGACGAGCCGTTCGCAGCACTCGGTGTCGAGCAGACGCGGCGCGGTCTCGACATGATCCGCCAGGTGGCGAGCCAAGGTATCGGCGTCGTCATTATCACCCATATCATGCAACAGGCCTTCCAGGTCGCCGACCGGATCGTGGTGATCCGGCAAGGCGTCGTGGCGGGCGATGTCGCGCGCAACAAAACAAGTCCCGACGCGGTGGTCAACATGATCACCGGAGAGACGCTCGCTGGTGCCGGACCGGCAGGCTGA
- a CDS encoding sugar ABC transporter substrate-binding protein → MKKILLAVFGILALAFATLTPAFAQSKGTVYYLVPTLLDEFQTGSVSALEMFLKQVGYEMKTLNADNKTDAQQSQMNDVIALKPSAIILAAVDFNALKPSIEAARAAGIPVVEFDRQITSTPSDFTSVAGTVEIGQIAADQAEKLLKAKHGSVKGKILQVLGDPGDPYTLDIQKGFEEKMKAFPDVKIISVPAMQWAADAAGTIVNDQMLANPDIDLIFSHAAHLSVAAVASLEAAGKKPGDVMLMSSNGAPVGLDLIRKGWLNVEVEQPLYAQAAAVAMFMDKVVNKQEIKPGEYDVLGLKSTVTIEAWGPNIKIPGAAITKENVDNPAFWGNLKPPSGTVKPVE, encoded by the coding sequence ATGAAGAAAATACTTCTTGCTGTCTTCGGTATCCTGGCACTGGCCTTTGCCACGCTCACGCCGGCATTCGCCCAGTCCAAGGGCACCGTCTACTACCTGGTGCCGACATTGCTCGACGAATTCCAGACCGGCTCGGTGAGCGCTCTGGAGATGTTCCTGAAGCAGGTCGGCTACGAGATGAAGACGCTGAACGCCGATAACAAGACCGACGCTCAGCAATCGCAAATGAACGACGTTATCGCGCTCAAGCCGTCAGCGATCATTCTCGCTGCCGTCGATTTCAATGCGTTGAAGCCGTCTATCGAGGCCGCCCGCGCCGCCGGCATCCCGGTGGTCGAGTTCGATCGCCAGATCACCTCGACACCGTCCGACTTCACGTCGGTGGCGGGAACGGTCGAGATCGGCCAGATTGCCGCCGATCAGGCCGAGAAGCTCTTGAAGGCGAAGCACGGATCGGTGAAAGGCAAGATCCTCCAGGTGCTCGGCGATCCCGGCGACCCCTACACGCTCGACATCCAGAAGGGTTTCGAGGAGAAGATGAAGGCGTTCCCGGACGTCAAGATCATCTCGGTTCCGGCCATGCAATGGGCGGCGGATGCAGCCGGGACCATCGTCAACGACCAGATGCTAGCCAACCCTGATATCGACCTGATCTTCAGCCATGCGGCTCACCTCTCGGTCGCCGCCGTCGCCTCGCTCGAGGCCGCCGGCAAGAAGCCGGGCGACGTCATGCTGATGAGCTCGAACGGTGCGCCGGTCGGCCTCGACCTGATCCGCAAAGGCTGGCTCAACGTCGAAGTCGAGCAGCCGCTCTACGCTCAGGCCGCCGCCGTCGCCATGTTCATGGACAAGGTCGTCAACAAGCAGGAGATCAAGCCGGGCGAGTACGACGTGCTCGGCCTGAAGTCGACCGTGACCATTGAAGCCTGGGGACCGAACATCAAGATCCCCGGCGCTGCGATTACCAAGGAAAACGTCGACAACCCGGCCTTCTGGGGCAATCTGAAGCCGCCCTCGGGCACCGTGAAGCCGGTTGAATAG